The following proteins come from a genomic window of Pirellula staleyi DSM 6068:
- a CDS encoding proton-conducting transporter membrane subunit has translation MFTDENIFTALGMIVVAAPLLMVVVMGVMTLASSPLSERATNLLCQICTVVGLVASLGVLILMLSWGPRNVEVYVGQWVEVSEFHFDVKFVFDRLSVPFAILTFVLCGVIGGFASRYMHREPGYNRFFFLYSLFMLGMIVASLAGTIETLFTGWELVGISSALLVGFFHERAAPVRNGLRVWCVYRISDAALLIASVLMHHLHGHGDFQDLLGATGAVSWPAGHVDLPTQSLLIVGAMLLIAAAGKSALVPFSGWLPRAMEGPTPSSAVFYGALSVHLGAFLLLRISPLLDASLTLSLAVLAIGLITAAFASFAGRVQTDIKSALSFASLTQVGLIVATIGLGYFWQPLRYVALVHILGHACFRTLQFIRAPSLLYDYGTLENALGSRLARQSPASIWWLPVSARVWMYRLAIEKGYLDSWLITLFVNPFLDTLRFCDRLERRWTTFFGSDEKENMVDHASVTSAETTPAEPLMNEPQLEKSR, from the coding sequence ATGTTTACTGACGAAAACATCTTCACCGCGCTGGGCATGATCGTGGTCGCCGCACCGCTGCTGATGGTGGTGGTCATGGGCGTGATGACCCTCGCCAGTTCACCTCTTTCCGAACGCGCTACGAACCTCCTCTGCCAAATCTGCACCGTTGTCGGACTCGTAGCATCACTCGGCGTTCTGATCCTGATGCTCAGTTGGGGACCACGCAACGTTGAAGTCTACGTCGGTCAGTGGGTCGAAGTCTCGGAGTTCCACTTCGATGTAAAATTCGTCTTCGATCGTCTGTCGGTGCCGTTTGCGATTCTTACATTTGTGCTCTGCGGTGTGATTGGTGGTTTTGCTTCGCGCTACATGCATCGCGAACCAGGCTACAACCGATTCTTCTTCCTCTACTCGCTCTTCATGCTCGGCATGATCGTGGCATCACTGGCCGGCACGATTGAAACACTCTTTACCGGGTGGGAACTTGTCGGTATCTCATCCGCTTTGCTCGTGGGATTCTTTCACGAACGTGCCGCGCCTGTGCGGAATGGCTTGCGCGTGTGGTGCGTCTATCGCATCTCCGATGCAGCACTCCTCATTGCTTCGGTCCTCATGCATCACCTGCATGGGCATGGCGACTTTCAAGATCTGCTGGGTGCTACCGGTGCTGTTTCGTGGCCCGCAGGTCATGTCGATCTACCGACGCAAAGTCTGCTGATCGTCGGCGCGATGCTGCTGATTGCAGCTGCTGGAAAAAGCGCGCTCGTTCCCTTCTCGGGGTGGCTACCACGTGCGATGGAAGGGCCGACACCATCGAGCGCTGTGTTCTACGGCGCGCTGTCGGTCCACCTCGGCGCATTTCTACTACTACGCATCAGCCCACTGCTCGATGCCTCGCTGACACTCTCACTCGCGGTGCTGGCGATTGGACTCATCACCGCTGCCTTTGCTTCGTTTGCAGGCCGCGTACAAACCGACATCAAATCGGCACTATCATTTGCCTCCCTCACCCAAGTCGGACTGATCGTTGCCACCATTGGCCTGGGCTATTTTTGGCAGCCCCTGCGTTATGTCGCTCTCGTCCACATCCTTGGTCACGCCTGCTTTCGCACCTTGCAATTCATCCGTGCGCCATCACTGCTTTACGACTACGGCACGCTCGAAAACGCGCTGGGAAGTCGACTCGCTCGCCAATCCCCGGCCAGCATCTGGTGGCTACCCGTTTCAGCACGCGTGTGGATGTATCGACTCGCGATCGAGAAGGGCTATCTCGACAGTTGGCTCATCACGCTGTTTGTGAACCCGTTCCTCGATACGCTTCGGTTTTGTGATCGACTCGAGCGCCGCTGGACGACGTTTTTCGGCAGCGACGAAAAAGAAAATATGGTCGATCATGCCAGCGTGACAAGTGCGGAAACGACACCTGCCGAGCCACTAATGAACGAGCCACAGCTGGAGAAGTCGCGATGA
- a CDS encoding DUF2309 domain-containing protein: protein MSSTATADKHVADAGSLPPELEELRRQIIAIGDLLPPQGPISAFVFLNALQALEDLPFEEGLKEGARLFRCQPYLPEERYRERITQGRIRTIDLQQVLIDDLNGRASETIFGTTTRYELRLAMLRYPLRSGTAEELRWYMDETDSLKKMRSETPANVRERFLRESKHWIMRDGRQAIPHENYAPDSSDQRTQQLLADLLSKYGSHTMERLSSEAWESIALQALWRVCESGVQGLRPPAPIEGPPLRHRDILVAATGEDSDILVHEVLIRFCAAFADQGFAEWSLPDRDAGFFRSFCHVYGQGGGPPDRWLAGLAAELQRIQSRKLSPLESIHESLQLLGVSSQNQKDYLTADILALQGWAGLLWNMEVRGDRVAIPSPAGTLIEFVAIRLILERLALAHLAKEKLRYHGSLPDLYAAKLSEALKQSSVSIEERAFYPFQLAQVLGWNTQELCSLSQQQWQKLLDEIESFHSFERRRILHLAFERQYRIQALDAVVTHSAQPVRRVDKPRFQVVCCIDAREESFRRHLEEVAPDVETFGAPGFFGVAIYYRGLSDANFAALCPIVVRPKHWVIEEPVIPFQQTSARSAKTRRALGVASLGMHRGSRNLASGALLTASLGVLASIPLVARVLFPRWTAHFTKTANSFVAPPTITRLRLERQTEQPGIDDDSIGFSVAEMANMGEKMLRDIGLTENFARLVVFMGHGSFCLNNPHKSAYDCGACSGGAGGPNARALATFLNDPRVREIIASRGLTIPKETWFLGGLHNTALDSVTFSNLDLLPASHRRDLESMTKTLEEACGRNAHERCRRFYSAPLDMTPSQARTHAEERSEDLAQTRPEFGNASNAMCFVGRRSRVRNLYMDRRCFMHSYDPNSDDASSSILGRILAPVVPVCQGINLMYYFSAVDPVGWGSGTKLPHNVTSLLGVMDGYASDLRTGLPVQGVEIHEPMRLLFVIETTPERILAIMDRDPVVGRILKNGWAQLAILDPHSSDVQLFHNGRFEPYIPEKTDLPHATSSVDWYRGWREHLGFASVQSSPAQ from the coding sequence ATGTCATCCACGGCAACAGCAGACAAGCACGTCGCCGACGCGGGGTCGCTTCCTCCTGAGCTGGAAGAACTGCGGCGACAAATCATCGCCATTGGAGACCTCCTACCTCCTCAAGGTCCGATTTCTGCTTTTGTGTTTTTGAATGCCTTACAAGCATTAGAAGATCTGCCGTTTGAGGAAGGACTTAAAGAGGGTGCTCGGCTGTTTCGCTGTCAGCCTTACTTGCCGGAAGAACGTTATCGCGAACGAATTACCCAGGGTCGAATCCGCACGATTGATCTGCAGCAAGTGCTGATTGACGACCTGAACGGTCGTGCGAGCGAGACGATTTTTGGAACGACAACGCGCTATGAACTGCGGCTAGCGATGCTGCGATACCCACTCCGAAGTGGTACCGCTGAAGAACTTCGCTGGTACATGGACGAGACCGATTCGCTAAAGAAGATGCGGAGCGAAACGCCCGCCAATGTTCGCGAGCGATTCTTGCGTGAGAGCAAGCACTGGATCATGCGGGATGGGCGGCAAGCGATTCCGCATGAGAACTACGCACCTGATTCGTCGGACCAGCGGACGCAACAACTCCTCGCCGATCTGCTCAGCAAGTATGGCAGTCACACGATGGAGCGGCTGTCGAGCGAAGCTTGGGAGTCCATTGCACTGCAGGCCTTGTGGCGTGTATGTGAATCGGGAGTCCAAGGTCTGCGCCCACCAGCACCGATCGAAGGACCACCGCTGCGGCATCGTGATATTCTCGTCGCAGCGACCGGCGAAGATAGCGATATCTTGGTGCACGAAGTCCTCATTCGTTTCTGCGCTGCATTTGCCGATCAAGGTTTTGCCGAATGGTCGCTCCCCGATCGCGATGCGGGATTCTTCCGTTCCTTCTGTCATGTTTATGGTCAAGGTGGCGGCCCACCCGATCGCTGGCTCGCTGGTCTAGCGGCTGAGCTTCAGCGGATTCAGTCGCGTAAGCTGTCCCCTCTGGAATCGATCCACGAATCACTGCAGCTGCTCGGTGTCTCTTCCCAAAATCAGAAGGACTACCTCACCGCCGATATCTTGGCGCTGCAGGGATGGGCCGGTTTATTGTGGAACATGGAAGTGCGTGGCGATCGTGTGGCGATCCCCTCCCCAGCGGGCACGCTGATCGAATTCGTCGCGATTCGCTTGATTCTCGAGCGTTTGGCCCTCGCGCACCTGGCGAAAGAGAAGCTCCGCTATCACGGATCATTACCCGATCTGTATGCCGCCAAACTTTCCGAAGCGCTAAAGCAATCCAGCGTTAGTATCGAAGAACGAGCATTCTATCCCTTTCAGCTCGCGCAGGTGCTCGGCTGGAACACGCAGGAACTCTGCAGCCTGAGCCAGCAGCAGTGGCAAAAGCTGCTCGACGAAATCGAATCGTTCCACAGTTTCGAACGACGTCGCATTTTGCATTTGGCTTTCGAACGCCAGTATCGCATTCAGGCCCTCGATGCTGTGGTGACTCACTCGGCACAACCTGTGCGTCGCGTCGACAAGCCTCGCTTTCAAGTCGTCTGCTGCATCGATGCTCGCGAAGAATCATTTCGTCGCCATCTCGAAGAGGTGGCACCCGATGTCGAAACGTTTGGCGCGCCAGGCTTCTTTGGTGTAGCCATCTACTATCGCGGTCTCTCGGATGCGAATTTCGCGGCGCTCTGTCCCATCGTTGTCCGTCCCAAGCATTGGGTGATCGAAGAACCGGTCATTCCCTTTCAGCAAACAAGTGCTCGCTCGGCCAAAACGCGACGCGCACTTGGTGTCGCTTCGCTCGGCATGCATCGTGGAAGTCGCAACCTCGCTAGTGGCGCACTCCTGACAGCCAGCCTCGGAGTTTTGGCGTCGATTCCTCTCGTCGCACGTGTACTCTTTCCACGCTGGACAGCTCACTTTACGAAGACTGCCAACAGCTTCGTCGCTCCTCCCACGATCACCCGTTTGCGTCTCGAGCGTCAAACCGAACAACCAGGAATCGACGACGATTCAATCGGTTTTTCGGTTGCCGAGATGGCCAACATGGGCGAGAAGATGCTTCGCGATATCGGCCTGACCGAAAACTTCGCGCGGCTCGTTGTGTTCATGGGACATGGCTCGTTTTGCCTCAACAATCCGCACAAATCGGCCTACGACTGCGGAGCATGCAGCGGTGGCGCTGGTGGTCCCAACGCTCGCGCTCTGGCGACATTTCTCAACGATCCACGCGTCCGCGAAATCATCGCCAGCCGCGGTTTAACGATCCCGAAAGAGACTTGGTTTCTCGGGGGACTTCACAACACCGCGCTCGACTCCGTGACGTTTTCGAATCTCGATTTGCTCCCCGCCAGCCACCGTCGTGATCTGGAATCGATGACCAAGACGCTCGAGGAAGCATGCGGCCGCAATGCTCACGAGCGTTGTCGCCGTTTCTACTCCGCTCCCCTCGACATGACGCCGAGTCAGGCTCGCACTCATGCCGAGGAACGAAGCGAAGACCTTGCTCAAACGCGTCCTGAGTTTGGGAATGCCTCGAACGCCATGTGTTTTGTAGGTCGACGCAGCCGCGTTCGCAATTTGTACATGGATCGCCGCTGCTTCATGCACTCCTACGATCCCAACTCCGACGATGCCAGCAGTTCGATTCTTGGTCGCATCCTCGCGCCAGTTGTGCCGGTATGCCAAGGCATCAACCTGATGTACTACTTCTCGGCTGTCGATCCGGTCGGCTGGGGAAGTGGCACCAAACTCCCTCACAACGTTACATCGCTGCTTGGAGTGATGGATGGTTATGCCAGCGACTTGCGAACAGGACTTCCGGTGCAAGGTGTTGAGATTCACGAGCCGATGCGACTGCTGTTTGTGATTGAGACGACTCCCGAGCGGATCCTCGCCATCATGGATCGCGACCCGGTTGTCGGCCGCATCCTCAAAAATGGCTGGGCCCAACTTGCCATCCTCGATCCCCACAGCAGCGACGTGCAACTGTTCCACAACGGACGATTCGAGCCCTATATCCCTGAGAAAACGGACCTCCCTCACGCGACCTCCTCGGTCGACTGGTATCGCGGCTGGCGCGAGCATCTGGGATTTGCTTCCGTTCAATCGTCCCCTGCACAGTAG
- the metE gene encoding 5-methyltetrahydropteroyltriglutamate--homocysteine S-methyltransferase has protein sequence MFTHTLGFPRIGQQRELKKSLEAYWKGEIAEADLQATARELRERHWRLQQQAGIDFVAVNDFSLYDHVLDTSVMLGAVPPRFAVGSTSATLAIYFRMARGEAAIAPLEMSKWFDTNYHYLVPEFSRGQQFSLQPQKLLEELAEAEKLGLRAKPVLLGPVTYLKLGKSVEPGFDRFAHLDAIVAEYEKLLRKLDGKVQWLQLDEPALVLDLSETERDAYEHAYRRLRAAAGQTKILLATYFEALRDNLELAISLETSALHIDLVRAPGQLQEVARRLRPHQSLSLGIVDGRNIWRVDATAAMATVQAARQWLGSDRLMIAPSCSLLHVPIDLSFETQLDPEIRSWLAFARQKCQEVKFLADAAEQKIDTVFLAENRVAWSSRRSSVRVTNPSVRQRTEKITAAMSHRTTPYTERKVKQQARLKLPLFPTTTIGSFPQTTEIRKARSEFNARKITREQYVALMQESIRLSVDRQHELGLDVLVHGEAERNDMVEYFGQQLEGICFTQQGWVQSYGSRCVKPPVIYGDVSRREPMTVGWTRYAQSLTSKPMKGMLTGPVTILCWSFVRDDQPRRDTCQQIALAIRDEVSDLEHAGIGIIQVDEAALREGLPLRKAEWDDYLAWAVECFRLSTSGIADETQLHTHMCYSEFNDIVPWIAQMDADVISVEASRSRMELLEAFERFKYPSDIGPGVYDIHSPRVPSAAEIESLLTLALEVIPAERLWVNPDCGLKTRGWPETMASLRNMVEVARQMRALRA, from the coding sequence ATGTTCACCCACACTCTTGGGTTTCCTCGGATCGGACAGCAGCGCGAGCTCAAAAAGAGCCTCGAGGCGTACTGGAAAGGAGAGATAGCCGAAGCTGATTTGCAGGCTACAGCCCGCGAACTTCGCGAGCGTCATTGGCGGCTTCAGCAGCAGGCTGGTATCGATTTCGTCGCAGTGAACGACTTCTCGCTCTACGACCATGTGCTCGACACGAGCGTGATGCTCGGCGCAGTTCCTCCACGTTTTGCCGTGGGATCTACTAGCGCTACTTTGGCCATTTATTTCCGCATGGCACGTGGCGAAGCTGCAATCGCGCCGCTGGAAATGAGCAAATGGTTCGATACGAACTACCACTATCTTGTTCCCGAGTTTTCGCGTGGTCAGCAGTTTTCACTGCAGCCGCAGAAGCTACTCGAGGAGCTTGCGGAAGCAGAAAAACTGGGCCTTCGCGCGAAGCCAGTCCTGCTCGGACCTGTCACTTATTTGAAGCTTGGAAAATCGGTCGAGCCGGGCTTTGATCGCTTTGCTCACCTCGATGCGATCGTCGCGGAGTATGAAAAGCTCTTGCGCAAACTCGATGGCAAGGTGCAGTGGCTGCAGCTCGATGAACCAGCGCTCGTGCTCGATCTTTCAGAGACTGAGCGCGACGCTTATGAGCACGCTTATCGGCGACTGCGAGCCGCTGCAGGTCAAACCAAGATCCTTCTGGCCACCTACTTCGAAGCGCTGCGCGACAATCTAGAGCTGGCGATCTCACTGGAGACCAGCGCGCTGCACATCGACCTCGTACGTGCCCCCGGTCAGCTGCAAGAGGTAGCTCGGCGACTGCGGCCGCACCAATCGCTGTCGCTCGGAATCGTCGATGGTCGCAACATCTGGCGTGTCGATGCCACGGCTGCAATGGCCACCGTACAAGCAGCCAGGCAATGGCTTGGAAGCGATCGGCTGATGATCGCTCCCTCCTGTTCGCTGCTGCATGTGCCAATCGATCTTTCGTTTGAAACGCAACTCGATCCAGAGATCCGCTCGTGGCTCGCGTTTGCTCGGCAGAAGTGCCAGGAGGTCAAGTTCCTGGCCGATGCTGCGGAGCAGAAAATCGACACGGTCTTCCTGGCAGAGAACCGAGTTGCTTGGAGTTCGCGCCGTTCGAGCGTTCGTGTAACCAATCCAAGCGTTCGGCAGCGAACCGAGAAGATCACCGCTGCGATGTCGCATCGCACGACCCCTTACACCGAACGCAAAGTGAAGCAGCAAGCGCGGCTGAAGCTCCCGTTGTTTCCGACGACGACGATCGGATCGTTTCCGCAAACGACCGAAATACGCAAAGCCCGAAGCGAGTTCAACGCCCGCAAGATCACGCGAGAGCAGTATGTGGCGCTAATGCAGGAATCGATTCGACTGTCGGTTGATCGTCAGCATGAACTGGGGCTCGATGTGCTCGTGCATGGGGAAGCGGAGCGGAATGATATGGTCGAGTACTTTGGGCAGCAGCTCGAGGGGATTTGTTTTACGCAGCAAGGATGGGTGCAGAGTTACGGTAGTCGTTGTGTGAAGCCACCCGTCATTTATGGTGATGTGTCGCGACGCGAGCCGATGACCGTCGGGTGGACTCGTTATGCGCAGTCGCTGACGAGCAAACCGATGAAGGGAATGCTCACAGGACCTGTCACTATTCTTTGCTGGAGCTTTGTGCGCGACGATCAGCCGCGGCGAGATACGTGTCAGCAAATTGCGCTCGCGATTCGTGATGAAGTGAGTGACTTGGAGCACGCAGGGATCGGCATCATTCAGGTCGATGAAGCCGCTTTGCGCGAAGGCTTACCGCTGCGCAAAGCGGAGTGGGACGACTACCTTGCGTGGGCTGTGGAATGCTTTCGATTGAGCACCAGCGGCATTGCCGACGAAACGCAGCTGCACACGCACATGTGCTACAGCGAGTTCAACGACATCGTCCCTTGGATCGCGCAGATGGATGCCGACGTCATCAGTGTCGAGGCGAGTCGCAGCCGCATGGAACTGCTCGAGGCATTCGAAAGGTTCAAGTATCCGAGCGACATTGGTCCTGGGGTCTACGACATTCATAGTCCACGGGTGCCGAGTGCTGCGGAGATCGAGTCGCTGCTGACGCTGGCGCTCGAAGTGATCCCAGCGGAGCGGTTGTGGGTGAATCCCGACTGTGGTCTGAAAACGCGTGGCTGGCCCGAGACGATGGCTTCGCTCCGGAACATGGTGGAGGTTGCCCGTCAGATGCGCGCCCTGCGCGCGTGA
- a CDS encoding PQQ-like beta-propeller repeat protein: protein MNVRFLFPRCARALRVNPNALCAWLMLGVMLVADAPAVSAVDTWPGFRGDGTSHTRATNLPATWEMRGRAAGNWSIRLPGYGQSSPVIWKQQIFVSAVSGENKEKLHLIAISLADGSTLWQKELPGTQQVKDSDAVSRGAPTPVVDAERVYFVFESGDIFALSHQGDLQWQRSFVKDYGEIKGPHGFASSPIIVGDSIVLQVAHSGPSYLLALDKKTGENRWKVEHPSQTGWSTPVAVQHQGQSLIIVSTAGSVRAVDASSGELIWTVDNVQGNSTPSPTIAGDRVIIGASSEPGGGGRRSASAAPAAGEASKGATEAEKPSAPPTQAGSLAIELGGTGNVSESHVTWRSNRVSAGYSSPLVVDGLVYFVNRVGVAQCVDAESGEVLWSERLPAACWTSPVCNEGRIFFFCKEGSVAVYKTGREKETLGESSISTTDVVYGVAAVDNAWIVRTGRGLVRVSSPASETSVDAGR, encoded by the coding sequence ATGAACGTACGTTTTCTGTTTCCACGATGCGCACGCGCTCTGCGCGTAAACCCGAACGCGCTCTGCGCTTGGCTGATGCTGGGCGTGATGCTCGTAGCTGACGCGCCAGCGGTATCGGCGGTCGATACCTGGCCCGGGTTCCGTGGCGATGGCACGAGCCATACCAGGGCGACCAACTTACCCGCAACGTGGGAAATGCGCGGCCGCGCGGCTGGCAACTGGTCGATTCGCCTTCCAGGCTATGGTCAGTCGTCTCCCGTGATCTGGAAGCAGCAAATTTTCGTGAGCGCTGTTTCGGGCGAGAACAAAGAGAAACTACATCTAATCGCGATATCGCTCGCGGACGGAAGCACCCTTTGGCAGAAAGAATTGCCCGGCACTCAGCAGGTGAAAGATAGTGACGCTGTCAGCCGCGGCGCACCGACCCCTGTAGTTGATGCCGAGCGAGTTTATTTCGTTTTCGAAAGTGGCGACATCTTTGCCCTCTCGCATCAAGGCGATCTGCAGTGGCAACGCTCGTTTGTGAAAGACTACGGCGAGATCAAAGGACCTCACGGATTTGCGAGTTCACCGATCATCGTCGGCGACAGCATCGTGCTTCAAGTGGCCCATTCCGGACCGTCGTATCTTCTGGCTCTCGACAAGAAAACAGGCGAAAACCGCTGGAAAGTCGAGCATCCCTCGCAAACCGGGTGGAGCACTCCGGTGGCAGTCCAGCATCAGGGGCAGAGCCTGATTATCGTCTCGACGGCTGGTAGCGTGCGTGCTGTCGATGCCTCGAGTGGCGAGCTGATTTGGACCGTCGACAACGTGCAAGGAAACAGCACACCAAGCCCCACGATAGCGGGCGATCGAGTGATCATCGGCGCGTCGTCGGAACCAGGTGGAGGTGGACGTCGCAGTGCCAGCGCAGCACCTGCAGCAGGAGAAGCCTCGAAGGGAGCGACCGAAGCTGAAAAGCCCTCGGCTCCACCAACGCAGGCGGGTAGTCTCGCAATCGAGCTTGGTGGAACCGGCAACGTTTCTGAGTCGCATGTAACTTGGCGATCCAATCGTGTGAGCGCCGGTTATTCGTCGCCGCTAGTGGTCGATGGCCTTGTCTATTTCGTGAATCGCGTCGGTGTGGCTCAGTGTGTCGATGCCGAATCGGGCGAAGTTCTGTGGAGCGAACGCTTGCCAGCCGCTTGCTGGACCTCTCCTGTCTGCAATGAAGGCCGGATCTTCTTTTTCTGCAAGGAAGGCTCGGTCGCGGTCTACAAAACGGGACGCGAAAAAGAAACGCTCGGTGAAAGCTCGATCTCGACCACCGATGTGGTGTATGGAGTCGCTGCTGTCGACAACGCCTGGATTGTGCGCACCGGTCGAGGGCTGGTGCGTGTGAGTAGTCCCGCCAGTGAAACGAGCGTCGATGCTGGGCGTTGA
- a CDS encoding DUF1559 domain-containing protein: MSTKRSGFTLVELLVVIAIIGVLVALLLPAVQSAREAARRMQCQNQMKQMVLALHNYESSYGAFPMNTGSTGYSPHARLLPYIEQSNLFDLINFALPTYTGAGGSQVPNPAYISVFEKVVPTFLCPSDPAPRVYQITLSGTQYNFAGNNYMFSTGSGTGTNYDDRHPTDGMIYTNSNIRFANVTDGTSNSVFAAESIRGDGIDVVLSAGQTPTFPYRKTLGVSGTSPGIGPGYTSTGGAWPSGTIIDPDLAAVAASGTSWRGGQAGTGRGISWLRGLASNVLTNGYTTPNSRVPDITIHGTGLFGPRSFHPGGANVALGDGSVRFLSSTISADIQHSIFSINGGETAALP, encoded by the coding sequence ATGTCCACAAAACGTTCCGGATTTACCTTGGTTGAGCTCCTCGTGGTGATTGCGATCATCGGCGTTCTGGTAGCGCTGCTGTTGCCAGCCGTCCAATCGGCTCGCGAAGCAGCGCGGCGGATGCAGTGCCAGAATCAGATGAAGCAAATGGTCCTCGCGCTGCACAACTACGAAAGCAGCTACGGCGCCTTCCCGATGAACACCGGCTCGACCGGCTATTCCCCCCACGCTCGTTTGCTCCCTTACATCGAGCAAAGCAACCTGTTCGACCTCATCAATTTCGCGCTCCCCACCTACACCGGCGCAGGGGGAAGTCAGGTTCCGAACCCCGCCTATATCAGCGTGTTTGAAAAGGTCGTTCCCACCTTCCTCTGTCCCAGCGATCCAGCGCCACGCGTCTACCAAATCACGCTCAGCGGCACGCAGTACAACTTCGCGGGAAACAATTACATGTTTAGCACCGGAAGTGGAACGGGTACGAACTACGACGATCGCCATCCCACCGATGGGATGATTTACACCAACTCGAACATTCGCTTTGCCAACGTCACCGACGGAACCTCCAACAGTGTCTTCGCAGCGGAATCGATTCGTGGCGATGGAATCGATGTGGTGCTGAGCGCCGGCCAAACCCCAACCTTCCCTTATCGCAAAACACTCGGTGTCAGTGGTACCTCGCCAGGAATAGGACCAGGCTACACCAGCACCGGCGGAGCTTGGCCCAGTGGAACGATCATCGATCCCGACCTCGCCGCTGTTGCCGCAAGTGGCACTTCGTGGCGCGGTGGACAAGCGGGGACAGGACGCGGCATCTCGTGGCTGCGAGGTCTCGCGTCGAATGTCCTCACCAACGGCTACACCACCCCCAACAGCCGCGTTCCTGACATCACCATCCATGGCACCGGCCTCTTTGGTCCGCGCAGCTTTCATCCAGGGGGAGCCAACGTTGCTCTCGGCGATGGAAGCGTCCGATTCCTCTCCTCCACCATTTCAGCCGACATCCAGCACTCGATTTTCTCCATCAATGGTGGTGAAACCGCCGCACTTCCATAG
- a CDS encoding DUF1501 domain-containing protein: MFSLLRENFERVNRRQFFGRTAGGVGMAAIASLLGKSASADQAVPRIGGLPGVPHFAPKAKRVVVMWQGGGPSHVDLFDDKPVLRERAGQDIPDSVRGTTRLSTMSSGYGRWPAVPSIKPFKKHGECGTSLSEMLPNIGSIADDICVVRSMHTEAVNHAPGVTFFMTGAQVPGRPSMGAWLSYGLGSETDNLPTFVVMTSSDKGKTCGQLFFDYYWGSGFLPSRYQGVKFRNTGDLVPYLANPAGVSPASRRALLDDLAALNQEHLADYGDPEIDTRIAQYEMAFRMQSSVPDLVDFRDESQATLDRYGADALVKGSYANNCLIARRLLERGVGFVQLMHAGWDQHGNLHTQLEANCVDTEGPSAALVKDLKERGMLDDTLVVWGGEFGRTPFGQGDPNSPKGRDHFGRAYSWWLAGGGVKAGTTYGVTDDYAWNIVENPVHVHDMQATILHLCGIDHTKLTFRYQGRQYRLTDVHGNVVKGIVA, from the coding sequence ATGTTCTCACTACTTCGCGAAAACTTCGAGCGAGTGAACCGTCGTCAATTCTTCGGTCGCACCGCAGGTGGCGTTGGGATGGCGGCGATCGCCTCGCTGCTTGGCAAGTCGGCATCAGCCGATCAGGCAGTGCCCCGCATCGGCGGACTGCCGGGTGTTCCGCATTTTGCCCCGAAGGCCAAGCGCGTCGTGGTGATGTGGCAAGGGGGCGGACCCTCACACGTCGATTTGTTCGATGATAAACCGGTGCTACGCGAGCGCGCGGGACAAGATATTCCCGACAGCGTACGTGGCACCACGCGGCTCTCCACAATGTCGAGCGGCTATGGCCGCTGGCCAGCAGTCCCCTCGATCAAACCGTTCAAAAAACATGGAGAGTGTGGCACTTCACTGAGTGAAATGCTGCCGAACATCGGTTCCATTGCCGACGACATTTGCGTTGTCCGCTCGATGCACACCGAAGCGGTGAACCATGCTCCCGGCGTTACGTTTTTCATGACCGGTGCTCAAGTTCCTGGCCGCCCGAGTATGGGTGCCTGGCTCTCGTATGGCCTAGGAAGTGAGACCGATAATCTGCCCACCTTTGTCGTGATGACTTCGAGCGACAAAGGAAAAACGTGTGGTCAGCTGTTCTTCGACTACTACTGGGGAAGCGGATTTTTGCCGAGTCGCTATCAGGGTGTGAAGTTTCGCAACACGGGCGATTTAGTTCCATACCTGGCGAACCCTGCCGGTGTTTCTCCCGCCTCGCGCCGCGCTCTGCTCGACGATCTGGCGGCCCTCAATCAAGAGCATCTAGCCGACTATGGCGATCCAGAAATCGATACGCGCATTGCCCAGTACGAGATGGCGTTTCGCATGCAGTCGAGTGTTCCCGACCTCGTCGATTTTCGCGACGAATCGCAAGCGACCCTCGATCGTTATGGAGCCGATGCCCTTGTGAAAGGGTCGTATGCGAACAATTGTTTGATCGCCCGACGGTTGCTCGAACGTGGCGTGGGCTTTGTGCAGCTGATGCATGCGGGCTGGGATCAGCATGGCAATTTGCACACGCAGCTGGAAGCCAACTGCGTCGACACCGAGGGCCCTTCTGCGGCGCTGGTGAAAGATTTGAAAGAGCGCGGCATGCTCGACGACACGCTGGTGGTGTGGGGTGGCGAGTTTGGCCGCACTCCGTTTGGTCAGGGTGACCCCAATAGCCCGAAGGGGCGCGATCACTTCGGCCGCGCTTATAGTTGGTGGCTTGCCGGAGGTGGGGTCAAAGCGGGAACGACCTACGGTGTGACCGACGATTACGCCTGGAACATCGTCGAGAACCCCGTGCATGTGCACGACATGCAAGCAACCATCTTGCACCTCTGCGGTATCGATCACACGAAGCTGACGTTCCGCTATCAGGGACGTCAGTATCGATTGACCGACGTCCATGGCAACGTGGTGAAAGGGATCGTCGCGTAA